ATCGGTGCAACACAACAAGCCCGTCAAGGTGACATCATCGACCTCTCGCGAGGAAGTGCGGAAACGCCCACAAGACATGCgcgccgaggtggagggcgtCATTCACGTGCTCGATGGTGGCATCAACCgaacgccgctgcccctgcagcagcgacagagcCTTCTCGGTGGAGTGCCGCATGAATTGCAGCTGCtaagcagcggcggcaccgctggaAGTCGCCCGGAGACGACTCAGGAGGCCGGCAGCACGGTGAACCTCATGTGCGGTGAGTTGGGCAGCTCTTTCATGCATTCGTCTTTCATGTTCACGagcagacgcagcagcatGAAACCGGACTCAATGACGGTGAGCACCCAAATCCAGAGCAAGGGGAGCAGCGAGGCTGGTgaccacggcagcggcgtcggccgACGCACCATTGGGGGCGACATCCGCAGCCTTGATTCAAGCCTTCAGTCGCTTTCCTTCGCCTGTGACCACCGCATCTCGGATCGCTTGTTTTCCGGGTACGACTCCCCGTCGATGCGCAGGCGCAGTATCGCTTTCGCTGGCAACGCCGCCGATGCACCGCTCCCCAGACTCGCCCAGCGCAACACGCTGCTAGAGGAGGCCACCTACGTCCCCCCTGCGCCGCTGACAGCAACTGAGAAGGCGGCATGGCGCAAGgcaaccaccaccgtcaTCCTCACCGAGACCCCGACCATCTTCCTCTACGCTCATCAGGACGAGGCCGTGTCAAACGAGCACGCCGACAAGGtcaccgccgtcgtggcACGTAACAGCGAGTATGCGGCCGTTGAGGAGACGTACCGCACCGACGAGGGCACGCAGTTCCACAGCACCGGCGCCATCACCATGCGCGCGCCGATGAAGTCGGTGCAGACCGAAGTGCACCCGCCGGCGAGGAAGGACAGCGGGGCTCTGCAGGTAACCCCATGGATGCTGAAGGATGCGtacgtggcggcgctggaggcggcagaggacgccgaggaggatACCCAGGAggagcgacagcagcaggcggGTGACGCAGCTACCGACGCggttggtggcggtgccggcgcgaATGTTGAGGACGCCCTGCATGACGGAGATAacatcgacggcgacggcagcctAGACGACGATAACCAGAGCAGCGACAACGGGCAGTCCACCTTGATGTCGTCGGAAACAGTGACGCATACAATGAGCAGCGATGGGGGCATGGCGAGCAGTGCTAAAGTCCCTTCTGGGGCCTCCGCCACGACTGCTGGTGTGCCGGCGGGCAGGCAGTGGATGCTGGCCGAGACGTTGCTTTCCACGCTGCGCATCATGGAgcgtgcggtggtgcagaacaacatggaggcggtgcagcttGCCTATCGAGGTATCGCAGTGGAGACCTGCGGCCAAGGTACGGGGACGGATGCGGCGAACGGAGCGGCCATTCCCGCTTCTGCCGTCAACGCTTCTACCCCCGCAGCTGCGATGCGGGCGCTAACGGCGGTACCGGGGCCGCTGCCAGCGGCTATCAGCgtgcaccccacccctctgccAGATGTCCCGGCCGACGGCCCCGCCGCGACTTCACGGGCGGGtggagacgcagcagcgacggtggaCGGGAAGTCGGCTGGGCGGGTGGTTGGCACGGAGAGTACACAACCGGATGCTGCGGCGAAGCTCACACcatcggcagccgcggcctccATCGACGCCCCGCCGGTGCGACTCAGCGAGGGGATTCGCCTTCTCTGGCGCTTCGGCTCGCCGCAGCTTACGCACGGTCGCGGTGTGGCGTGCATGACGTGGAACCGGCGTGAGAGCGACATGCTGGCGGTGGGTTATACCGCGCGCCGGCGATTGTTGCCGCAGGGCGACGCCGGCAACAGGGCGAGCGATAGCCCATGGGACATGGCATACAAGCGAGCTCAGGGCCAGGAGGCGCACGGGATGGTGTGCTGCTGGTCACTCAAGAACCCACTGGCTCCGGAGCTCGTCCTGTACCTGCGTGGCGAAGCTGACGTCACGGCCCTCGCCTTTTCCTTTGAGCACCCGAGCCTGCTTgccgtcggcagcagcactggcGAAATTGTCGTCTACGACATCCAGCACGACGTCTTGCTCCCTTCtatcgctgccgccatcgtcggcgCGACCGGCGGCCAGCACACCGGCTCTATCTGGGAGCTGCAGTGGGTGCCGAAGGGAAAGGAGCATGGTGAGTTCCTcacctccatctctgccGACGGCCGCGTCGTGCAATGGGCGGTGGGCAAGTCGATCGAGCGCGTCCCACCGGATCTcatgcacctgcagcgccagccggGGATGCAGGTAGAGAAAGCCTTTGTTGCTGGTGTcgcggaggcagaggcggctgcggcagtgtCGGCCGAGTCCGCGGTGGGCGGCAAAGGCGGTAAGAAGGCGCCGCACCGAAAGCCGACTCAGAAGAGCGGTGCCAGGACCGCGACTACCCGAAGCgccggtgacggcggtgctgcggaggagaCGATCCTGTCTCGGCAATGCGGGGGCATGTGCTTCGATATCTGCCCTTCGGACACGGCGGTGTACATCGTCGGTACCGAGGACGGATCCGTCCTGCAGTGTAGCAAGAGCCAGACGGAGAACTACGACTTCGAGTACGAGTCGCACGCGGAGCTGGTGTACCGCGTTCGGTGGTCGCCCTACAGCGCGGCATACTTCCTCACCTGCTCGGCGGACTGGACGTCGCGTCTGTACAAGGTCGGCACGAGAAAGGCACAGCTGCGCTTTCACAGCGTCCGGCAAGACGCCGTACAGGACGTGGCGTGGTCGCACACAAACGCTCTCACCTTTGCCACGGTGACGGCGCAGGGCAACGCCGAGGTGTGGACGGTCATGGATGCCATGCACCCCCACGCCAATGTCGAGTATCGCGACCATCGCCGTCTCAGCGCTGTCGTTTTCGCAGAGCAGGAGACACCGGTGCTCGTCGTTGGTGACGAGGAGGGAGACGTGACGGTGTTCCGGCTAGACGGCTCATTGTACAGGCGCGGGGACGTCACAGATGACGAGCAGGAGGCGTGGCTGAAAGAGGCGGTCCGGAAGCAGCTTACCTAATCCACCCTCTGCTTGTTAGTCGAGTGGAAGCGGATGAGGGCAGAGCCGTGCTGGAGGGCGTGAAGTGAACTGCATGCTCTCCGGCTCCCTTCCTTTCACGTTGATGAGAGCTCATGCGCGTTAGTTGTCTTTTATTCGTCTTCTGCGCCTCTCACACGTCCACAGCGCTAGCCGGGTGTGCTCGTTGCTCTTCTTTCTGTGGCGATGTTATCTTCGTCGTGAGCATAGCTCTTCGGCCTGCTCATGTCTCCGTGGGTAATCCCGCGGAAGTGAATGGAGgagagcgtgagagaggCCCGTTTGCTGTGAAAGGGAGACGGCGAAACGAAGCCGAAAtgggcggcgacgcgggcgCGTCTGGTACGACCAGATAAGtacgcgtctgtgtgtgcgtgtgtgtcctgGATCTTTTTCGTTGGTGTACCCAGCtgtgccccgccccccccctctcgctGACCTCATTCTCTccgtttgtttttttgtaGTAGTttgccccaccccctcctctctgcgtTGTTCTAGACGCCATTGGGTGCTGAAGCTCGTCGCCCGCGTCTGCCTTCACGATAGATGCACGTGGGTGCGTGCTtgttcttctctctccgatTGTGGTTGGTTACTGCAGGTCTAGTTGTCGCCCTCGCATCTCTATTCCTGTGAGGTTTGGCTCGGTAGTCCGTGTCATGTACACTTGTATGTATGATAGCTCTCGTACGTCCTCGCACGCTCGCACTTGCCCGGGtcctcttttcgtttttgttttgctgttTTACATTTTCGTATGTTTGCGTCGCTCCTCCATGCAGCGATGTGCCCGCACCTATTAGACAAAGTGCAGGAAACGAAAGGAGGCGCTTGTTccggcgcgtgtgtgcagcagTGAGCAGCTCACTGCCGCTCTCTTTCTGACGCACCCTTCTGCAAGTCTGGTGCGCGCTCACTCATGCTGCAGATAGGCGCACGACCGGCGAAGAGGTGAGCGAGGCACCGTCAGATCGACGTTGCCTTCTCGAACCGtcccctctgccccccccccgccctcctACTTACCCTCACGCCCTGCACTTACTTCCCCGCTTCATCGAACGACAGAGGAAGCGCTGATTTCTTGCTCATGAGTGGGTGCACTTGTGGCttgcgaggcggcggacggCGATTCTACGTCGCTGCAGATGGCGGCTGCTTTTCTTGCGCTCCACGGACACACGAGTGCATCACGTAGCCGCCAGAGGCGCCGAGGGCTGCTTTGTCCTGTGCGTTTGTAATCCTCGTGTTCGCAGTGCTGCCTCGGTACCGCCTCTGTGCCTGTCCGATCTCTCCCCTTGCCTTCTCGACCCTCGTCTTCCCACCCCCAATCCTTCATCGCACATTCGACAAGGACACAAAAAGAATAAGAGCTTCGCTGCAGCCCTCCGGCACCcaagcaacggcagcagcaacaactAACCAAGagcgcttgcgtgcgtgtgcgtgtgttggtgtgccTTCTCGGTGGCCCGTACTtgtcctcctctctctgtcgccgcCTCTTCGAGCTCCCCCGTTccttccgccgccgctcccaTTCGCacaagagcagcaggcgaGGACGTGTtttctccttttttctctGTAATtgacgcgcgcgcacgcgccggcGTGTGCTAGGCCGAGTATGGAGCAGCAAGGTGAGGCAGtggcaccaccgtcgccgacaCAACCTACCGATGCGCCAACGGTGAAGACCAACTTGGCTGACGCCGCAAGCGGTGCGTTGTCTAGTGCAGCTAATGCTCCTACCGCTATGAAGGACAGCAACTCGGTGCTTCAGCAAGTCGACGTCCCCGTTGTGGCCACTGGTCATTCGCAAAAAGATGGCGCCAACGCTCCCTCCGCGGCTACACGTGACAAAGTCAACGCGAGGGCGGTGAAGTGTGAAGTTGGGAGCAGCGGGGTCGACGGCGCGGCTATGACACTTGCCGTGCCGTCGACGTCGTTGGTTTTCAGCCAAGGAAGCAACAAGACAGACCATTGTATGCCGCATTTGACCGCACCGGTACACCTCAGAGACGAAGTTCAGTATAGCTCGGCGATCGCCGTCGGGTCAGAGTGCACGGCTGCGCCACATCAGCCGCGCCTGtcatcgtcgccgcgctACTCGCACAGCGGTCGGCAAGTGATCTCCGACGCGTGCAAGCGCTCCGAGCCGTTCCTGCGCGGCGCTGATGGCAACTACAGCACCGTGTACGCCGCAAGTGGCCTGACCGTTAACGCACAGTACCAGACGATCCCTGAGGAGCACGCCGAATACCGCCAGCGCAACAAGGTGAACCTCAACTACCGGGGACCTCTCTACGTGGTCGAGGATGTGTACGTACCGTGCAACGCCTGTGGCGGCCCTGTTGACCCTGTGCGCCGGGTACCGGTCggctccctcttcttccatGAAGGATGCCTTCACTGCTACCTATGTGGACGTCGCACCGGTGTCGCAGGTCTTTATCTGCAGGTCGATCGTCAAGCTGTCTGCAGCGAGTGTGCCGGCCGCGGCTACGAGCATTGGGTGCCGCGCCAAGAGGTGGAGTCGCGCGGCATGGTGTACGGCGCTACACGAGGCGATGTTTATGCAGCGATAGACGCGCACGACCGCGGTGCTGCGACGCATCGGCAACG
The DNA window shown above is from Leishmania major strain Friedlin complete genome, chromosome 33 and carries:
- a CDS encoding putative dynein intermediate chain, giving the protein MHKSSSSRTSVQHNKPVKVTSSTSREEVRKRPQDMRAEVEGVIHVLDGGINRTPLPLQQRQSLLGGVPHELQLLSSGGTAGSRPETTQEAGSTVNLMCGELGSSFMHSSFMFTSRRSSMKPDSMTVSTQIQSKGSSEAGDHGSGVGRRTIGGDIRSLDSSLQSLSFACDHRISDRLFSGYDSPSMRRRSIAFAGNAADAPLPRLAQRNTLLEEATYVPPAPLTATEKAAWRKATTTVILTETPTIFLYAHQDEAVSNEHADKVTAVVARNSEYAAVEETYRTDEGTQFHSTGAITMRAPMKSVQTEVHPPARKDSGALQVTPWMLKDAYVAALEAAEDAEEDTQEERQQQAGDAATDAVGGGAGANVEDALHDGDNIDGDGSLDDDNQSSDNGQSTLMSSETVTHTMSSDGGMASSAKVPSGASATTAGVPAGRQWMLAETLLSTLRIMERAVVQNNMEAVQLAYRGIAVETCGQGTGTDAANGAAIPASAVNASTPAAAMRALTAVPGPLPAAISVHPTPLPDVPADGPAATSRAGGDAAATVDGKSAGRVVGTESTQPDAAAKLTPSAAAASIDAPPVRLSEGIRLLWRFGSPQLTHGRGVACMTWNRRESDMLAVGYTARRRLLPQGDAGNRASDSPWDMAYKRAQGQEAHGMVCCWSLKNPLAPELVLYLRGEADVTALAFSFEHPSLLAVGSSTGEIVVYDIQHDVLLPSIAAAIVGATGGQHTGSIWELQWVPKGKEHGEFLTSISADGRVVQWAVGKSIERVPPDLMHLQRQPGMQVEKAFVAGVAEAEAAAAVSAESAVGGKGGKKAPHRKPTQKSGARTATTRSAGDGGAAEETILSRQCGGMCFDICPSDTAVYIVGTEDGSVLQCSKSQTENYDFEYESHAELVYRVRWSPYSAAYFLTCSADWTSRLYKVGTRKAQLRFHSVRQDAVQDVAWSHTNALTFATVTAQGNAEVWTVMDAMHPHANVEYRDHRRLSAVVFAEQETPVLVVGDEEGDVTVFRLDGSLYRRGDVTDDEQEAWLKEAVRKQLT